A genomic segment from Amycolatopsis camponoti encodes:
- a CDS encoding M20 family metallopeptidase, with translation MELLDQARAHVDSGAFFTELARLVAYPTVSDAPEGQEAIQAYLDEVLTPALTGLGCDVSQHPNPDPVGGPFLVGVRVESPELPTLLCYGHADVVGEAGEWSDGRDPWTLTADGDRWYGRGTADNKGQHLINLTALQLLLEARGKLGFNLKFLFETGEEIGSPGLDEFASQQKDLLEADVLIASDGPRLDAATPTLFLGARGGIRIDLDVDLRPGGAHSGNWGGILRNPATTLAAAIASLVDGHGRIQVPALLPPELPQSVREALADVVVDAPDEGWGDQRLGPAERLYGWNTLEVLALDAGNADRPVNAIPGRARAVLQLRYVAGTDVGDVTATVREHLASQGFPMIKVATEASFRASRTPVDDPWVVWARQALDAVVEKPVALLPSFGGGLPNHVFTDVLGLATLWLPHSYPGCLQHAPDEHLLAPVAREGLVLATALFGAFSSAPPTLRR, from the coding sequence ATGGAACTGCTCGACCAGGCCCGCGCCCACGTCGACTCCGGCGCCTTCTTCACCGAACTCGCCCGGCTCGTCGCCTACCCCACGGTCAGCGACGCCCCCGAAGGCCAGGAAGCGATCCAGGCCTACCTCGACGAGGTCCTGACCCCGGCGTTGACCGGTCTCGGCTGCGACGTCTCCCAGCACCCCAACCCGGACCCGGTGGGCGGGCCGTTCCTGGTCGGCGTCCGCGTCGAGTCGCCCGAGCTGCCGACGCTGCTCTGCTACGGCCACGCCGACGTCGTCGGGGAAGCCGGCGAGTGGAGCGACGGCCGGGACCCGTGGACGCTGACCGCGGACGGCGACCGCTGGTACGGCCGCGGCACCGCCGACAACAAGGGCCAGCACCTGATCAACCTGACGGCGTTGCAGCTGCTCCTCGAAGCACGCGGCAAGCTCGGCTTCAACCTGAAGTTCCTCTTCGAGACCGGCGAGGAGATCGGCTCACCGGGTCTCGACGAGTTCGCGTCGCAGCAGAAGGATCTGCTCGAAGCCGACGTCCTCATCGCCTCCGACGGTCCGCGCCTCGACGCGGCCACGCCGACGCTGTTCCTCGGCGCGCGCGGCGGAATCCGGATCGACCTGGACGTCGACCTGCGCCCGGGCGGCGCCCACTCCGGCAACTGGGGCGGCATCCTGCGCAACCCGGCCACGACGCTGGCCGCGGCGATCGCGAGCCTCGTCGACGGCCACGGCCGCATCCAGGTGCCCGCGCTGCTGCCGCCGGAACTGCCGCAGTCCGTCCGCGAAGCACTGGCCGACGTCGTCGTCGACGCGCCGGACGAAGGCTGGGGCGATCAACGACTCGGCCCCGCCGAGCGGCTCTACGGCTGGAACACCCTGGAGGTGCTGGCGCTCGACGCCGGGAACGCCGACCGCCCGGTCAACGCCATCCCCGGCCGCGCCCGCGCGGTGCTGCAGCTGCGGTACGTCGCGGGCACCGACGTCGGCGACGTCACCGCGACGGTCCGGGAACACCTTGCCTCGCAAGGGTTCCCGATGATCAAGGTGGCCACCGAGGCGAGTTTTCGCGCCAGCCGCACGCCGGTCGACGACCCGTGGGTGGTCTGGGCGCGACAAGCCCTCGACGCCGTTGTCGAGAAGCCCGTCGCCCTCCTGCCCAGCTTCGGCGGCGGCCTGCCCAACCACGTCTTCACCGACGTCCTCGGGCTGGCGACACTGTGGCTGCCGCACTCCTACCCGGGCTGCCTGCAGCACGCGCCGGACGAGCACCTGCTCGCCCCGGTCGCCCGGGAAGGACTGGTGCTCGCCACGGCGTTGTTCGGTGCCTTCAGCTCAGCGCCGCCGACTCTTCGTCGGTGA
- a CDS encoding MOSC domain-containing protein — translation MNVDSVYVGEPSVLGYRREAPVLSGITKARVTAPELNLTELNLDGDRQADLTVHGGPDKAVYVYPAEHYAAWREDGFEVATADFGENLSLSGLTEDDVRIGDVWAWGDALVQVSQPRSPCYKLAMKTGRKDITPAMIDSLRSGWYLRVLRPGVVPTSGAVELVERADAPTVAEVYVISFANYGQLPPERVGAALDFADRVLATPGLAEQWSVGIQSTVDRWRARRAG, via the coding sequence ATGAACGTCGACAGCGTTTACGTGGGGGAACCGAGCGTCCTGGGGTACCGGCGCGAGGCGCCGGTGCTGAGCGGGATCACGAAGGCGCGGGTCACGGCGCCGGAGCTGAACCTGACCGAGCTGAACCTCGACGGCGACCGGCAGGCCGACCTCACCGTGCACGGCGGCCCCGACAAGGCGGTCTACGTCTACCCGGCGGAGCACTACGCGGCCTGGCGCGAGGACGGCTTCGAGGTGGCGACGGCCGACTTCGGCGAGAACCTCTCGCTGTCCGGGCTCACCGAGGACGACGTGCGGATCGGCGACGTCTGGGCCTGGGGTGACGCGCTCGTGCAGGTCTCGCAGCCGCGGTCGCCGTGCTACAAGCTCGCGATGAAGACCGGCCGCAAGGACATCACCCCGGCGATGATCGACTCCCTGCGCAGCGGCTGGTACCTGCGCGTGCTGCGGCCCGGCGTCGTGCCGACGTCAGGCGCGGTCGAGCTGGTCGAGCGCGCGGACGCGCCGACCGTCGCGGAGGTGTACGTCATCTCGTTCGCGAACTACGGGCAGCTGCCGCCGGAGCGCGTCGGGGCGGCGCTGGACTTCGCCGACCGCGTGCTGGCCACGCCGGGGCTGGCGGAGCAGTGGAGCGTGGGCATTCAGTCCACAGTGGACCGCTGGCGGGCGCGGCGTGCCGGTTGA
- a CDS encoding TetR/AcrR family transcriptional regulator produces MPVDGRVARGDATRRLVLRRAVDVASVDGLEGLSLGRLATELELSKSGVFALFGSKEDLQLATVEAAFEIFRSHVVTPASDVPPGLPRLRAVCENWLDYSEKRVFPGGCFFFNAGAEFDARPGRVHDAVAAASNAFAEFIRETAVEAVELGQVDADAEVLAFELHALGRAANADSVLNGGTHAYALARRAIGARLS; encoded by the coding sequence GTGCCGGTTGACGGCCGGGTCGCCCGCGGCGACGCGACCCGCCGCCTGGTGCTGCGCCGGGCGGTGGACGTCGCGTCGGTGGACGGCCTGGAGGGGCTGTCCCTCGGCCGGCTGGCCACCGAGCTGGAGCTGAGCAAGAGCGGCGTGTTCGCGCTGTTCGGCTCGAAGGAGGACTTGCAGCTCGCGACGGTCGAGGCGGCCTTCGAGATCTTCCGCTCGCACGTCGTGACGCCCGCTTCGGACGTGCCGCCGGGCCTGCCGCGGCTGCGTGCGGTCTGCGAGAACTGGCTGGACTACTCGGAAAAGCGCGTCTTCCCGGGCGGATGCTTCTTCTTCAACGCCGGCGCGGAGTTCGACGCGCGCCCGGGCCGGGTGCACGACGCGGTGGCGGCGGCGAGCAACGCGTTCGCCGAGTTCATCCGCGAGACGGCCGTCGAAGCGGTCGAGCTCGGCCAGGTGGACGCGGACGCGGAAGTGCTGGCGTTCGAGCTGCACGCGCTGGGCCGCGCGGCCAACGCGGACTCGGTGCTCAACGGCGGCACCCACGCGTACGCGCTGGCCAGACGAGCCATCGGTGCGAGACTGTCGTGA
- a CDS encoding beta-N-acetylhexosaminidase has protein sequence MRLSRAVSTAAIVSLTAVGLPAAAVAAPAAPERSVTDVVPAPVSAKADPRGGFKLTPFTVISADRGAGQVADYLRGLLRPATGYPLPVVPRPGGLPAISLQLGHDSRIGTEGYELKVTHDGVSLKANTADGLFDGVQSLRQLLPSAIDAKRVQHRTWTVAGGTILDYPRFGERGAMLDVARHFFKPDQVKLYIDQIAQYKINTLHLHLADDQGWRIEIKSWPKLATVGGKTAVDGDPGGYYTQAQYKDIVAYAASRHITVIPEIDMPGHTNAAQSTYAELNCDGKAVPVRTDTEVGYSSLCISSPTTYKFVDDVVRELAAITPGQYLHIGGDEAHATPPADYLTFQRKVQPIVAKYGKKVTGWHEIAKSDLPVSAVPQYWDFGGDNESVAAAAARGNKILMSPANFAYLDMKYTEQTPLGQDWAALVEVKDGYNWDPASLVTGVGEKSVAGVEAPLWTETIRTSNDIEYMAFPRLPGIAEIGWSPKSTHNWDAYRARLAKQSPRWVTQGIDFYRSPQVDWK, from the coding sequence ATGCGCTTGTCCAGAGCCGTCTCGACCGCGGCGATCGTGAGTCTGACGGCAGTCGGCCTGCCCGCCGCCGCGGTGGCTGCCCCGGCCGCGCCGGAACGGAGCGTGACCGACGTCGTCCCCGCACCCGTCTCGGCGAAGGCCGATCCGCGGGGCGGCTTCAAGCTGACGCCGTTCACCGTCATCAGCGCCGACCGCGGCGCCGGCCAGGTCGCGGACTACCTGCGCGGCCTGCTGCGCCCGGCCACCGGGTACCCGCTGCCGGTCGTGCCGCGGCCGGGGGGCCTGCCCGCGATCTCGCTGCAGCTGGGCCACGACTCCCGGATCGGCACCGAGGGTTACGAACTCAAGGTCACCCACGACGGCGTCTCCTTGAAGGCCAACACCGCGGACGGGCTCTTCGACGGCGTCCAGTCGCTGCGGCAGCTGCTGCCGTCGGCGATCGACGCGAAGCGCGTCCAGCACCGGACGTGGACGGTCGCGGGCGGCACGATCCTCGACTACCCGCGCTTCGGCGAGCGCGGCGCGATGCTCGACGTCGCCCGGCACTTCTTCAAGCCGGACCAGGTCAAGCTGTACATCGACCAGATCGCCCAGTACAAGATCAACACCCTGCACCTGCACCTCGCCGACGACCAGGGCTGGCGCATCGAGATCAAGAGCTGGCCGAAGCTCGCGACGGTCGGCGGCAAGACGGCGGTCGACGGCGACCCGGGCGGCTACTACACGCAGGCGCAGTACAAGGACATCGTCGCGTACGCGGCGTCGCGGCACATCACGGTGATCCCGGAGATCGACATGCCGGGCCACACGAACGCCGCGCAGTCGACGTACGCGGAACTGAACTGCGACGGCAAGGCCGTCCCGGTCCGCACGGACACCGAGGTCGGCTACAGCTCGCTGTGCATCTCCTCGCCGACCACGTACAAGTTCGTCGACGACGTCGTGCGCGAGCTGGCGGCCATCACCCCGGGCCAGTACCTGCACATCGGCGGCGACGAGGCCCACGCGACGCCGCCCGCGGACTACCTGACGTTCCAGCGGAAGGTGCAGCCGATCGTCGCCAAGTACGGCAAGAAGGTCACCGGCTGGCACGAGATCGCCAAGTCGGACCTGCCGGTGTCGGCCGTCCCGCAGTACTGGGACTTCGGCGGCGACAACGAGTCCGTCGCGGCCGCCGCGGCCCGGGGCAACAAGATCCTGATGTCGCCGGCGAACTTCGCCTACCTGGACATGAAGTACACCGAGCAGACGCCGCTGGGCCAGGACTGGGCGGCGCTGGTCGAGGTCAAGGACGGGTACAACTGGGATCCCGCGTCGCTGGTGACCGGCGTCGGCGAGAAGTCGGTCGCGGGCGTCGAGGCGCCGCTGTGGACCGAGACGATCCGCACGAGCAACGACATCGAATACATGGCGTTCCCGCGGCTGCCCGGCATCGCGGAGATCGGCTGGTCCCCGAAGTCGACGCACAACTGGGACGCCTACCGCGCGCGGCTGGCCAAGCAGTCGCCGCGCTGGGTGACCCAGGGCATCGACTTCTACCGGAGCCCGCAGGTCGACTGGAAGTAA
- a CDS encoding propionyl-CoA synthetase: protein MGAYSEAYQRSLTEPDAFWLEAAGKISWTKAPERALDDSNPPFYRWFPDAELNTSYNALDRHVEAGRGGQAALIWDSPVTGRQRTYTYEELRDAVARFAGALSSLGVTKGDRVIVYLPMVPEAAIAMLACARIGAVHSVVFGGFAPKELAARIQDAKPKVILAASCGIEPTRVVEYKPIIDGALGMTEHQPDHVVVLQREQAPARLTGRDLDWDELAAGATPADPVPVAATDPLYILYTSGTTGKPKGVVRDTGGHAVALAYSMDAVYDVHAGDIWWTASDVGWVVGHSYIVYAPLLAGATTVLYEGKPVGTPDAGAFWRVIAEHGVQALFTAPTALRAIKKVDPDARELEKYDLKAFKTLFMAGERLDPETYHWAHEKLGTPVIDHWWQTETGWPIAANPRGLEPMEVKAGSATKPVPGWDVRILDQAGDELPAGREGAITVKLPLPPGSLPTLWGDDERYHEAYLSRYDGYYLTGDSGYLDEDGYLFVMGRTDDVINVAGHRLSTGSMEAVLASHPAVAECAVIGVADQLKGQLPRGFVVLKAGADIPEEQLRDELVAMVRRDIGPVAAFRDVSIVDALPKTRSGKILRKTMRAIADGRDEAVPSTIEDPGVLDAIRAALR from the coding sequence ATGGGTGCGTACTCCGAGGCCTACCAGCGGAGCCTGACCGAGCCGGACGCGTTCTGGCTGGAAGCGGCCGGGAAAATCAGCTGGACGAAGGCGCCGGAACGGGCCCTGGACGACTCGAACCCACCCTTCTACCGGTGGTTCCCGGACGCCGAGCTGAACACCTCGTACAACGCGCTCGACCGGCACGTCGAGGCCGGCCGGGGCGGCCAGGCCGCACTGATCTGGGACTCTCCCGTGACCGGACGGCAACGCACCTACACCTACGAAGAGCTGCGGGACGCGGTCGCGCGGTTCGCCGGTGCGCTCAGCTCCCTGGGGGTCACGAAGGGTGACCGGGTCATCGTCTACCTGCCGATGGTGCCCGAAGCCGCGATCGCGATGCTGGCCTGCGCGCGGATCGGCGCGGTGCACTCGGTGGTCTTCGGCGGCTTCGCTCCGAAGGAGCTCGCGGCGCGGATCCAGGACGCGAAACCCAAGGTCATCCTGGCGGCATCCTGCGGCATCGAGCCGACGCGGGTGGTCGAGTACAAGCCGATCATCGACGGCGCCCTCGGCATGACCGAGCACCAGCCGGACCACGTCGTCGTGCTGCAGCGCGAGCAGGCCCCGGCCCGGCTGACCGGCCGTGACCTCGACTGGGACGAGCTGGCGGCCGGTGCGACCCCGGCGGACCCGGTGCCGGTCGCCGCCACCGACCCGCTCTACATCCTCTACACGTCCGGGACCACCGGGAAGCCGAAGGGCGTCGTGCGCGACACCGGCGGCCACGCGGTCGCGCTCGCCTACTCGATGGACGCGGTCTACGACGTCCACGCCGGCGACATCTGGTGGACGGCCTCCGACGTCGGCTGGGTCGTCGGGCACTCCTACATCGTGTACGCGCCGCTGCTGGCCGGCGCGACGACCGTGCTCTACGAAGGCAAGCCGGTCGGCACGCCGGACGCGGGCGCGTTCTGGCGGGTCATCGCCGAGCACGGCGTCCAGGCGCTGTTCACCGCGCCGACCGCGCTGCGGGCGATCAAGAAGGTCGACCCGGACGCCCGCGAGCTGGAGAAGTACGACCTCAAGGCGTTCAAGACGCTGTTCATGGCCGGCGAGCGGCTCGACCCGGAGACCTACCACTGGGCGCACGAGAAGCTCGGCACGCCGGTGATCGACCACTGGTGGCAGACCGAGACCGGCTGGCCGATCGCGGCCAACCCGCGTGGCCTGGAGCCCATGGAGGTCAAAGCCGGGTCCGCGACCAAGCCCGTCCCCGGCTGGGACGTCCGGATCCTCGACCAGGCCGGCGACGAGCTGCCGGCCGGCCGCGAAGGCGCCATCACGGTGAAGCTGCCGCTGCCGCCGGGCTCGCTGCCGACGCTGTGGGGCGACGACGAGCGTTACCACGAGGCCTACCTCTCCCGCTACGACGGCTACTACCTGACCGGCGACTCCGGCTACCTCGACGAAGACGGCTACCTGTTCGTCATGGGCCGCACCGACGACGTCATCAACGTCGCCGGGCACCGGCTTTCGACGGGTTCGATGGAGGCCGTGCTGGCCTCGCACCCGGCCGTCGCCGAGTGCGCCGTCATCGGCGTCGCCGACCAGCTCAAGGGCCAGCTGCCGCGCGGGTTCGTCGTGCTGAAGGCGGGTGCGGACATCCCCGAGGAACAGCTGCGCGACGAACTGGTGGCCATGGTCCGCCGGGACATCGGGCCGGTCGCCGCGTTCCGCGATGTGTCCATTGTGGACGCGCTGCCGAAGACGCGGTCCGGGAAGATCCTGCGCAAGACCATGCGCGCGATCGCCGACGGCCGCGACGAAGCCGTGCCCTCGACCATCGAGGACCCCGGCGTGCTCGACGCGATCCGGGCCGCCCTTCGTTAA
- a CDS encoding serine/threonine-protein kinase, protein MNGLASALLSLAHSLFGPGFCPGDWVWATSAAGALVALLPPIGALAVAIIRKGTGNRYDATTLGVFAAIGLVSALILPWLLSNGVSGVFRAEFSNQKSGLSKAETATLTSGFCWVDNQKQYLGGRQTVFDVFSAGSTGPDDLPVFVYLVAFVVLGAGSLLFVMLQGRTAFRRGPKWPSRLFWIPFAAMLVFSVGMEANTALHFFLGFLPFSVLGLIPVAMVGPPPWSVINRPDVPPRRDQEPQGPPPSQVQPRPTPPPPPPPPVNRPYPKTALAAAPEPPPMAGALAAAPGPIPPPPGSRNAGGSRYRRVKQLGAGGFGTVWQAVDTQLNRTVALKIAHAPDRDTAERMQREARALAVVSHPNCVKVYDLAEEPDGLALVMEYLEGRPLAELVDGQGPLDDVAAGRLWATMAGALAAAHDKGVLHRDIKPSNVILDRSGLAHLIDFGIARSQGDSKMTATGMMIGTPDFVAPEQAMGATASPASDAWQLAATISYALSGQPPRGTRETPMAALMAAARAEPVSRLPQRSAHARLLAASLDPEPRRRPTLNAVRREVEGWLSRAGKSADGPVTRVVPRQPGGQLPRR, encoded by the coding sequence GTGAACGGACTCGCGAGCGCGTTGCTCTCGCTAGCCCATTCCTTGTTCGGCCCGGGCTTCTGCCCCGGCGACTGGGTCTGGGCCACGAGTGCGGCCGGCGCGCTCGTCGCACTGCTGCCGCCGATCGGCGCGCTGGCCGTGGCGATCATCCGGAAAGGCACCGGCAACCGCTACGACGCGACGACGCTGGGCGTCTTCGCGGCGATCGGGCTGGTCAGCGCGCTCATCCTGCCGTGGCTGCTGTCCAACGGCGTGTCCGGCGTGTTCCGGGCGGAGTTCTCGAACCAGAAGTCCGGCCTGTCCAAGGCGGAGACGGCCACGTTGACCAGCGGCTTCTGCTGGGTGGACAACCAGAAGCAGTACCTGGGCGGGCGGCAGACCGTCTTCGACGTCTTTTCCGCCGGCAGCACCGGTCCCGACGACCTCCCGGTCTTCGTCTACCTGGTGGCCTTCGTCGTGCTCGGCGCCGGTTCGCTGCTGTTCGTGATGCTGCAGGGCCGCACGGCCTTCCGCCGCGGCCCGAAGTGGCCTTCGCGGCTGTTCTGGATCCCGTTCGCCGCGATGCTCGTGTTCAGCGTCGGCATGGAGGCCAACACCGCGCTGCACTTCTTCCTGGGTTTCCTGCCGTTCAGCGTGCTGGGCCTGATCCCGGTCGCGATGGTCGGCCCGCCGCCGTGGTCGGTGATCAACCGGCCGGACGTGCCGCCGCGCCGCGACCAGGAGCCGCAGGGGCCGCCGCCGTCGCAGGTCCAGCCGCGCCCGACCCCGCCGCCGCCTCCGCCACCCCCGGTCAACCGGCCGTACCCGAAGACGGCGCTGGCGGCCGCGCCCGAGCCCCCGCCGATGGCCGGCGCGCTCGCCGCGGCCCCGGGCCCGATCCCGCCGCCGCCCGGCTCGCGCAACGCCGGCGGCAGCCGCTACCGGCGCGTCAAGCAGCTCGGCGCGGGTGGCTTCGGCACGGTCTGGCAGGCCGTCGACACCCAGCTCAACCGCACAGTCGCGCTGAAGATCGCGCACGCGCCGGACCGCGACACCGCCGAGCGCATGCAGCGCGAGGCCCGGGCGCTGGCCGTGGTCAGCCACCCGAACTGCGTCAAGGTGTACGACCTCGCCGAGGAGCCGGACGGGCTCGCGCTGGTGATGGAGTACCTCGAGGGCCGTCCGCTGGCCGAGCTGGTCGACGGCCAGGGCCCGCTCGACGACGTCGCGGCCGGCCGCCTCTGGGCGACGATGGCCGGCGCGTTGGCGGCGGCGCACGACAAGGGCGTCCTGCACCGCGACATCAAGCCGTCGAACGTCATCCTCGACCGGAGCGGCCTGGCCCACCTGATCGACTTCGGCATCGCCCGCAGCCAGGGCGACTCGAAGATGACGGCGACCGGCATGATGATCGGCACGCCCGACTTCGTGGCCCCGGAGCAGGCGATGGGCGCGACGGCGTCCCCGGCGTCGGACGCGTGGCAGCTGGCGGCGACGATCAGCTACGCGCTGTCGGGCCAGCCCCCGCGCGGAACCCGCGAGACCCCGATGGCGGCGTTGATGGCGGCGGCCCGTGCCGAGCCGGTGTCCCGCCTGCCGCAGCGAAGCGCGCACGCTCGCCTGCTGGCGGCTTCGCTGGACCCGGAGCCCCGGCGCCGCCCGACGTTGAACGCGGTGCGGCGTGAGGTCGAGGGTTGGTTGTCGAGGGCGGGGAAGTCGGCCGACGGCCCGGTGACGCGGGTGGTGCCGCGCCAGCCGGGGGGCCAGCTGCCGCGCCGCTAG
- a CDS encoding class I SAM-dependent methyltransferase, whose protein sequence is MPMNLIHRKICSSEKWAATVEERLAPWLKDRDLGDDVLEIGPGFGATTKVLLDAVPKLTVLEIDPASTELLRAKYGDRAEVVEGSGAEMPFADRRFSAVVCFTMLHHVPTRALQDAIFAEAARVLRPGGTYCGSDGQLNFRFRLLHIGDTMNVIDATTFPGRLEKAGFAQVSVDVRPRELLIFSAVKPG, encoded by the coding sequence ATGCCGATGAACCTGATCCACCGCAAGATCTGCAGCTCGGAGAAGTGGGCGGCCACCGTCGAGGAACGCCTGGCGCCGTGGCTGAAGGACCGCGACCTGGGCGACGACGTGCTCGAGATCGGGCCCGGGTTCGGCGCCACCACGAAGGTGCTGCTCGACGCCGTCCCGAAGCTGACGGTGCTGGAGATCGACCCCGCGTCGACCGAGCTGCTGAGGGCGAAGTACGGCGACCGCGCCGAGGTCGTCGAGGGCAGCGGCGCGGAGATGCCCTTCGCCGACCGCCGGTTCTCGGCCGTCGTGTGCTTCACGATGCTGCACCACGTGCCGACCCGCGCACTGCAGGACGCGATCTTCGCGGAAGCCGCGCGGGTCCTGCGCCCGGGCGGCACGTACTGCGGCAGCGACGGCCAGCTCAACTTCCGTTTCCGGCTCCTGCACATCGGCGACACGATGAACGTCATCGACGCGACGACGTTCCCCGGCCGGCTCGAGAAGGCCGGGTTCGCGCAGGTCAGCGTGGACGTGCGGCCGAGGGAACTGCTGATCTTCTCGGCCGTGAAGCCGGGCTAG
- a CDS encoding AraC family transcriptional regulator produces the protein MLLGEVDLPAGTWFPWHEHPVHQLVWSASGVVAVKSGDAGWVLPPTRALWMPAGIQHRTGALGRAALRGIYADPALSPVSWPSPRLVVVRPLLRELLEYLTGDSVAPAARLRAEAVAFDLLEPLDVVPIVVPSPADPRARDVERAVLANPADPRSLAEFGRDVGAAERTLARIFVRECRMPFGTWRTQVRLRASLPLLAQGASMETVAHRVGYSSASAFVAAFRRAVGVTPGAYFAG, from the coding sequence ATGCTCCTCGGCGAGGTCGACCTGCCCGCCGGCACCTGGTTCCCGTGGCACGAGCACCCGGTGCACCAGCTGGTCTGGTCGGCCAGCGGAGTCGTCGCGGTCAAGTCCGGCGACGCGGGCTGGGTCCTCCCGCCGACGCGGGCGCTGTGGATGCCCGCGGGCATCCAGCACCGCACGGGCGCGCTCGGCCGGGCGGCGCTGCGCGGCATCTACGCCGACCCCGCGTTGTCCCCGGTGTCGTGGCCGTCGCCGCGGCTGGTCGTGGTCCGGCCGTTGCTGCGCGAGCTCCTGGAGTACCTGACCGGCGACAGCGTGGCCCCGGCGGCGCGGCTGCGCGCCGAGGCCGTGGCGTTCGACCTGCTGGAGCCGTTGGACGTGGTCCCGATCGTGGTGCCGTCCCCGGCCGACCCGCGAGCGCGGGACGTCGAGCGGGCGGTCCTGGCGAACCCGGCGGACCCGCGAAGCCTGGCGGAGTTCGGGCGGGACGTCGGAGCGGCGGAACGGACACTGGCGCGCATCTTCGTCCGCGAGTGCCGGATGCCGTTCGGAACGTGGCGCACGCAGGTGCGGCTGCGGGCGTCGCTGCCGCTGCTGGCCCAGGGAGCGTCGATGGAGACCGTGGCCCACCGGGTGGGGTACAGCTCGGCGAGCGCGTTCGTCGCGGCGTTCCGGCGAGCCGTCGGGGTCACGCCGGGGGCCTACTTCGCGGGCTGA
- a CDS encoding GNAT family N-acetyltransferase, which produces MGRRTLAAVLAVALADPAPRHHRSFLDALAEYHREGLHTDLRPELLAEPAAFARWVEEMREAGLRGEAPFGRDRVPHRILWWADGDDYLGRVRLNLRLNDELTEFGGHLGYDIRPAARGRGHATTLLRASLLVAREAGLDDVLLTCAPENHASRRVIERNGGVLADTSSAGRLRYWCRLSPRSRPPA; this is translated from the coding sequence GTGGGACGCCGAACGCTGGCTGCCGTCCTGGCGGTAGCTCTGGCCGACCCCGCGCCGCGCCACCACCGGTCGTTCCTCGACGCGCTGGCGGAGTACCACCGCGAGGGTCTGCACACCGACCTGCGGCCGGAGCTGCTCGCCGAGCCGGCGGCGTTCGCGCGCTGGGTCGAGGAGATGCGCGAGGCCGGCCTCCGCGGGGAGGCACCCTTCGGACGCGACCGCGTTCCGCACCGAATCCTCTGGTGGGCCGACGGCGACGACTACCTCGGGCGGGTCCGGCTCAACCTGCGGCTCAACGACGAGCTGACCGAGTTCGGCGGCCATCTCGGCTACGACATCAGGCCGGCCGCACGAGGGCGCGGGCACGCCACCACGCTGCTGCGGGCGAGCCTGCTGGTCGCCCGCGAGGCCGGCCTCGACGACGTCCTGCTGACCTGCGCTCCCGAGAACCACGCGTCGCGGCGCGTGATCGAGCGCAACGGCGGCGTCCTCGCGGACACCAGCTCCGCCGGGCGGCTGCGGTACTGGTGCCGGCTCAGCCCGCGAAGTAGGCCCCCGGCGTGA